In Burkholderiales bacterium, a single window of DNA contains:
- the capL gene encoding UDP-N-acetyl-D-galactosamine dehydrogenase — protein MDTIAVVGLGYVGLPLAVEFGKKYRTIGFDLSQEKVDAYRRGIDPTGEVSAEDLKAADGLTCTTDPSALKAADFVIVAVPTPVNEAHQPDFGPLVSASETVGRNLKRGATVVYESTVYPGATEEVCIPRLEQASGLRWKRDFFVGYSPERINPGDKEHTLTRIVKVVAGDTPETLERVARIYGSVVTAGVHRVSSIKVAEAAKVIENTQRDLNIALMNELAIIFNRIGIDTLEVLEAAGTKWNFLPFRPGLVGGHCIGVDPYYLTYKAEMLGYHPQVILAGRRINDGMGKFVAEQTIKAMIRSGFSVKGCDVSVLGLTFKENVPDLRNSRVIDVVRELQSYGVTVHVHDPVADRKDALREYGVELKPWEALPRSAALVAAVAHRPFKERSADDYMGKLLPNGVFVDVKGQVDPAAFGARGVRLWRL, from the coding sequence ATGGATACCATCGCCGTCGTGGGCTTGGGCTACGTAGGCCTGCCGCTGGCCGTCGAGTTCGGCAAGAAGTACCGGACCATCGGCTTCGATCTGTCCCAGGAAAAGGTCGACGCCTACCGCCGCGGGATCGATCCCACGGGGGAGGTGAGCGCCGAAGACTTGAAGGCCGCCGACGGCCTCACTTGCACCACGGATCCCTCGGCCTTGAAGGCCGCGGATTTCGTGATCGTCGCCGTTCCAACGCCGGTCAACGAGGCCCACCAGCCGGACTTCGGACCCCTCGTCTCCGCCAGCGAGACCGTCGGCCGCAACCTGAAGCGGGGCGCCACCGTGGTGTACGAATCCACCGTCTACCCGGGCGCCACGGAAGAGGTGTGCATCCCCAGGCTGGAACAGGCCTCGGGGCTGCGCTGGAAACGGGATTTCTTCGTCGGCTACTCCCCGGAGCGCATCAACCCGGGGGACAAGGAGCACACCCTGACCCGCATCGTCAAGGTGGTGGCGGGGGACACGCCGGAGACCCTGGAGCGGGTGGCGCGAATTTACGGCAGCGTAGTGACCGCGGGCGTGCACCGGGTGAGCAGCATCAAGGTGGCCGAGGCGGCCAAGGTGATCGAAAACACCCAGCGGGACTTGAACATCGCCCTTATGAACGAGCTGGCCATCATCTTCAACCGCATCGGTATCGATACGCTGGAGGTGCTGGAGGCGGCGGGCACCAAGTGGAATTTCTTGCCCTTTCGCCCCGGCCTGGTAGGCGGACACTGCATCGGGGTGGACCCCTACTACCTCACCTACAAGGCGGAGATGCTGGGCTACCACCCCCAGGTCATCCTGGCCGGGCGCCGGATCAACGACGGCATGGGCAAGTTCGTGGCCGAGCAGACCATCAAGGCCATGATCCGCAGCGGCTTCTCGGTGAAGGGCTGCGACGTGTCGGTCCTCGGCCTCACCTTCAAGGAAAACGTCCCCGATCTGCGCAACTCCCGGGTGATCGACGTGGTGCGGGAACTCCAGTCCTACGGGGTCACGGTGCACGTCCACGATCCGGTGGCGGACCGGAAGGACGCCCTGCGGGAATACGGCGTGGAGCTCAAACCCTGGGAGGCCCTGCCCCGATCCGCCGCCCTCGTGGCGGCGGTGGCCCATCGCCCGTTCAAGGAGCGCTCGGCGGACGATTACATGGGCAAGCTCCTGCCCAACGGCGTGTTCGTGGACGTGAAAGGCCAGGTGGACCCCGCGGCCTTCGGCGCCCGTGGCGTTCGTCTCTGGCGCCTGTGA